The following are from one region of the Cloacibacterium normanense genome:
- a CDS encoding RNA recognition motif domain-containing protein → MNIFVSNINYVTKDYQLQDLFSEFGEVTSCKIITDKETGRSRGFGFVEMSDEEGQQAVEALNGKEFNGKELNVSEAKPREEKPRRSFDNNRGGGYGNRGGYGNNRGGNDRGGSRW, encoded by the coding sequence ATGAACATTTTTGTTTCAAACATCAATTACGTAACTAAAGATTATCAGTTACAAGATTTATTTTCAGAATTTGGCGAAGTTACTTCGTGCAAAATTATTACAGACAAAGAAACAGGTAGAAGTAGAGGATTCGGATTCGTAGAAATGAGTGATGAAGAAGGTCAACAAGCAGTTGAAGCTCTTAACGGTAAAGAATTTAACGGAAAAGAACTTAATGTTTCTGAAGCGAAACCAAGAGAAGAAAAACCAAGAAGAAGTTTCGATAACAACAGAGGTGGTGGTTACGGAAACAGAGGTGGTTACGGAAATAACAGAGGTGGAAACGATAGAGGTGGAAGCCGTTGGTAA
- a CDS encoding DUF4153 domain-containing protein, with protein sequence MITKFKEIWGKTDDIILRYPMVLTAALIAAISAVVAIEIDHQDNQFLVTKLAFAGCLGISLMFGIKMLSQRIGKGFLLEILGAAFLVWFYFYLPNSEKQFTEVNGFVIFALVILSHLFVSFSGFLNKKPELNFWQFNKNLFINIFLTAVFTGVLVLGVVLAILAVDKLFDFNFNNNLYPKTILFLAISGSTFIFLIFNDKGIFQLEKDGNYPQILKFFTQFVLIPLLLIYVTILYFYAGKILINWELPRGWVSYLILIYSVVGILALLLVHPLKEESAKSWVKVFSKIFYYTLIPLLVLLFVAIFTRILEYGYTEPRYFVLLLAIWLTTVVFYFIFYKKATIKFVPISLFIFGVFALIFPYVNAFSTAKRSQKTELQQILTKNQLLEKGKINFEKAIQDSVATEVANKFQFLNERKQQAFLLSFIPKTHLSKFKKILEKERYMVNSEIRISFQNIIKSKEVNAYKSDYQGVFSNKRNYDIQNYEKLIVFSNIDIQNEEQLDDYMLKTKPIKDGYIFSGYIIDLESPTKVTKSYDLTPFLKKQLEKDNADQLSTPLEEISTEFDLHQYHLKVYFSEIINNKVNKKDNISVRDMVILVKKK encoded by the coding sequence ATGATTACAAAATTTAAAGAAATCTGGGGAAAAACCGATGATATTATTTTAAGATATCCTATGGTTCTTACCGCAGCGCTTATTGCAGCTATTTCTGCGGTTGTTGCAATAGAAATTGACCATCAAGACAATCAATTTTTAGTAACCAAATTAGCTTTTGCCGGATGTTTGGGAATTTCGCTAATGTTTGGTATTAAAATGCTCTCTCAAAGAATTGGCAAAGGTTTTCTTTTAGAAATTTTGGGAGCAGCATTTTTGGTTTGGTTTTATTTTTATTTACCAAACTCCGAAAAGCAATTTACAGAAGTAAATGGCTTCGTGATTTTTGCGCTGGTCATTTTATCACACTTATTCGTTTCATTTTCAGGATTTTTGAATAAAAAACCAGAACTTAATTTTTGGCAATTCAATAAAAATTTATTCATTAACATTTTTTTAACCGCCGTTTTCACAGGCGTTTTGGTTTTGGGAGTTGTTTTAGCGATTTTGGCGGTTGACAAATTATTTGACTTCAATTTTAACAACAATCTTTACCCTAAAACCATACTATTTTTAGCCATTTCAGGAAGCACTTTCATTTTTCTAATTTTTAACGACAAAGGAATTTTTCAACTCGAAAAAGACGGAAACTACCCTCAAATTCTGAAATTTTTCACACAGTTTGTTCTTATTCCGCTATTATTAATTTATGTAACCATTTTATATTTTTACGCTGGTAAAATATTGATTAACTGGGAATTACCACGAGGCTGGGTTTCTTATCTTATTTTAATTTATTCAGTGGTCGGAATTTTAGCATTGCTTTTGGTTCATCCTCTGAAAGAAGAATCTGCAAAATCTTGGGTAAAAGTTTTCTCCAAAATTTTCTATTACACGCTTATTCCATTATTGGTTTTACTTTTTGTAGCGATTTTTACTAGAATTTTAGAATATGGTTATACAGAACCGAGATATTTCGTTTTGCTATTGGCAATTTGGCTTACCACAGTAGTTTTTTATTTTATTTTTTACAAAAAAGCGACCATTAAATTTGTACCGATTTCACTGTTTATCTTCGGTGTATTTGCATTGATTTTTCCTTATGTTAATGCTTTTTCTACCGCTAAAAGAAGTCAAAAAACAGAATTACAACAGATTCTAACCAAAAACCAACTTTTAGAAAAAGGAAAAATTAATTTTGAAAAAGCGATTCAAGATTCAGTAGCAACTGAAGTTGCAAATAAATTTCAATTTCTGAACGAAAGAAAACAACAAGCATTTCTACTGAGTTTTATCCCAAAAACTCATCTTTCTAAATTCAAAAAAATATTAGAAAAAGAAAGATATATGGTGAACTCAGAAATAAGAATTTCTTTCCAAAACATCATTAAATCGAAAGAAGTTAATGCTTACAAAAGCGATTATCAAGGTGTATTTTCTAACAAAAGAAATTATGATATTCAGAACTACGAAAAACTTATTGTTTTCAGCAATATTGATATTCAAAATGAAGAACAATTAGACGATTATATGCTAAAGACAAAACCAATTAAAGATGGTTATATTTTCTCAGGATATATCATTGATTTAGAATCACCTACTAAAGTTACTAAATCTTATGATTTAACTCCATTTCTCAAAAAACAATTAGAAAAAGATAATGCAGACCAACTCAGTACTCCATTGGAAGAAATCTCTACAGAATTTGATTTGCACCAGTATCATTTAAAAGTATATTTTTCAGAAATCATCAACAATAAAGTCAACAAAAAAGATAATATTTCTGTGAGAGACATGGTCATTTTAGTCAAGAAAAAATAA
- a CDS encoding BlaI/MecI/CopY family transcriptional regulator: protein MENLKSLTSGEEQVMKIIWKLGPTYLKDIMLAFPEPKPHQNTVSTFLKNLVTKNYLKPASEGRIHKYEISVTQENYKKTLLKNFILNFYDNNPNALLVDLMNEGMVQLSMPEKEKEKDKKKKKKKKK from the coding sequence ATGGAAAATCTTAAATCCTTGACTTCTGGCGAAGAACAAGTCATGAAAATCATTTGGAAACTTGGCCCTACTTATCTTAAAGACATTATGCTAGCTTTTCCAGAGCCAAAACCACACCAAAACACCGTTTCTACTTTTTTGAAAAATTTGGTTACCAAAAACTATCTAAAACCTGCTTCTGAAGGAAGAATTCATAAATATGAAATCTCTGTAACTCAAGAAAATTATAAAAAAACACTGTTAAAAAACTTCATTCTAAATTTTTACGATAATAATCCTAATGCTTTGTTAGTGGACTTAATGAACGAAGGGATGGTTCAACTATCTATGCCTGAAAAAGAAAAGGAAAAAGACAAAAAGAAGAAAAAGAAAAAGAAAAAATAA
- a CDS encoding phosphatase PAP2 family protein: MSKKNFSAVVFLSKVISNLLNPLFSLLIFFICFAYVKMTWEESLFNILLMIALVVIPIFSWIGWNVKKGNYTNMDVSDRKQRNGLYLFNFIVIAIYTGVLYFTKQRTDLLFIIVFLFILMLIMHISNFFIKSSMHTAFNVFVTALFFSLNPILGIIWFVLTSFVAISRIILKRHTPKEVIMGAFIATVVSLAYLYFNIQTFL; encoded by the coding sequence ATGTCTAAGAAAAATTTTTCTGCTGTTGTATTCCTTTCTAAAGTAATTTCTAACCTACTCAATCCACTTTTTTCACTGTTAATCTTCTTTATTTGTTTTGCATACGTAAAAATGACTTGGGAAGAATCTTTATTCAATATTTTATTGATGATTGCGTTAGTAGTTATTCCTATTTTTTCATGGATTGGCTGGAATGTAAAAAAAGGAAACTACACCAACATGGATGTGTCTGACCGAAAACAGAGAAACGGCCTTTATCTATTTAATTTTATAGTCATTGCAATTTATACAGGGGTTTTGTATTTCACAAAGCAAAGAACAGATTTGCTTTTCATCATTGTTTTTTTATTCATTCTCATGCTGATTATGCACATCAGTAATTTTTTCATCAAAAGTTCTATGCACACCGCTTTTAATGTTTTTGTAACAGCGCTATTCTTTTCTTTGAATCCTATTTTGGGCATTATTTGGTTCGTTCTTACATCATTTGTAGCCATTTCTAGAATTATTCTGAAAAGACACACGCCGAAAGAAGTGATAATGGGAGCATTTATCGCAACAGTGGTTTCTTTAGCTTACTTATATTTTAATATTCAGACATTTCTATAA
- the pdhA gene encoding pyruvate dehydrogenase (acetyl-transferring) E1 component subunit alpha yields the protein MKEFSKEVYLQWYADMTMWRRFEDKCRSLYLKQKIRGFLHLYNGQEAIPAGFVHAMDLTKDAMITAYRCHVHPMAMGVDPKRIMAELCGKATGTSNGLGGSMHIFSKEHRFYGGHGIVGGQIPLGAGIAFADKYFERGGVTICYFGDGAVRQGALHETFNMAMNWKLPVVFVVENNQYAMGTSVSRTANHEDIYKLGLGYEMPCMPVDAMDPEKVAEVAYEAVERARRGDGPTFIEARTYRFRGHSMSDAEPYRTKEEVALKKEEDPIVLVKNRILENKWATEEELATIEEKSKMFVEECEAFAEESPYPSAEKVYEYVYSEPNYPFLDKLEN from the coding sequence ATGAAAGAGTTTTCTAAAGAAGTTTATTTGCAATGGTATGCAGATATGACAATGTGGAGAAGGTTTGAAGACAAATGCCGTTCTCTTTATCTAAAACAAAAAATTAGAGGTTTTTTACACTTATACAATGGCCAAGAAGCTATTCCTGCAGGATTTGTACACGCGATGGATCTTACTAAAGATGCTATGATTACAGCATACAGATGTCATGTTCATCCTATGGCAATGGGAGTAGACCCTAAGAGAATTATGGCTGAATTGTGCGGTAAAGCTACGGGAACTTCTAACGGACTAGGTGGTTCTATGCACATTTTCTCAAAAGAGCATAGATTCTACGGAGGTCACGGAATTGTAGGTGGTCAGATTCCATTAGGAGCTGGTATTGCATTTGCAGATAAGTATTTTGAAAGAGGTGGAGTTACCATTTGTTATTTTGGTGATGGAGCTGTAAGACAGGGTGCTTTACACGAAACTTTTAACATGGCAATGAACTGGAAACTTCCAGTAGTTTTCGTGGTAGAAAATAACCAATATGCAATGGGAACATCAGTTTCTAGAACTGCAAACCACGAAGATATCTACAAGTTAGGTTTAGGTTATGAAATGCCTTGTATGCCTGTAGATGCTATGGATCCAGAAAAAGTAGCAGAAGTAGCTTACGAAGCTGTGGAAAGAGCAAGAAGAGGAGACGGGCCTACTTTCATAGAAGCTAGAACTTACAGATTCAGAGGTCACTCTATGTCAGATGCTGAACCTTATAGAACTAAAGAAGAAGTAGCTCTTAAAAAAGAAGAAGACCCAATCGTTTTAGTTAAAAACAGAATTTTAGAAAACAAATGGGCTACTGAAGAAGAATTAGCAACTATCGAAGAAAAATCTAAAATGTTTGTAGAAGAATGTGAAGCTTTTGCAGAAGAATCTCCATATCCAAGTGCAGAAAAAGTTTATGAATATGTTTATTCTGAACCAAACTATCCATTCTTAGATAAATTAGAAAATTAA
- a CDS encoding pyruvate dehydrogenase complex dihydrolipoamide acetyltransferase — translation MAEVITMPRLSDTMTEGKVSKWHKKVGDTVKEGDVLAEIETDKAVQDFESEFNGTLLYIGTEEGNNSPVDSVLAIIGNAGEDISGLVSGGNSAPQTEEKKEEVAVSAPEVSAVSAEIPAGVEVITMPRLSDTMTEGKVAKWHKNVGDDVKEGDILAEIETDKAVQDFESEFKGTLLYQGVSEGNATNVDEILAIIGPAGTDVSAIVAGGGKVAAPVATEAPKTESVPAVNATVSTTTSTGGRINISPLAKKMASEKGIDISTVKGSGDNGRIVKKDIENYQPSAAPVQQTAAVSTSVASAPAAQVAMNFVAGETTETVNSQVRNVIAKRLSESKFTAPHYYLMVEINMDKAIEARKELNSLPDTKVSFNDMVIKATALALRKHPQVNSSWAGDKIIHHGNINVGVAVAIPDGLVVPVLKNADYMNYNQISASVKDMASRAKSKGLKANEMEGSTFSISNLGMFGIETFTSIINQPNSCILSVGAIIEKPVVKNGQIVVGNTMKLSLACDHRVVDGATGAQFLQTLKTYLESPLTMLL, via the coding sequence ATGGCTGAAGTAATTACAATGCCCAGACTTTCTGATACAATGACCGAGGGAAAAGTATCAAAATGGCATAAAAAAGTAGGTGATACAGTAAAAGAAGGCGATGTTTTAGCCGAAATCGAAACAGATAAAGCCGTTCAAGATTTTGAATCAGAATTTAACGGTACTCTTTTATACATTGGTACAGAAGAAGGAAATAATTCTCCTGTAGATAGCGTTTTAGCAATTATAGGAAATGCCGGAGAAGATATTTCTGGTTTAGTTTCAGGAGGTAATTCTGCTCCTCAAACAGAAGAAAAGAAAGAAGAAGTTGCAGTTTCTGCACCAGAAGTTTCGGCTGTTTCAGCAGAAATTCCTGCAGGTGTAGAAGTAATTACTATGCCTAGACTTTCTGATACCATGACTGAAGGAAAAGTAGCTAAATGGCACAAAAATGTAGGAGATGATGTAAAAGAAGGGGATATTCTTGCAGAAATCGAAACAGATAAAGCGGTTCAAGATTTTGAATCAGAATTTAAAGGAACGCTTCTTTACCAAGGAGTTTCAGAAGGAAACGCAACAAATGTTGATGAAATTTTAGCCATTATTGGCCCTGCTGGAACAGATGTTTCTGCAATTGTTGCAGGTGGTGGAAAAGTTGCTGCTCCAGTTGCTACAGAAGCTCCAAAAACAGAATCTGTACCAGCAGTAAATGCTACAGTTTCTACTACAACTTCTACTGGCGGAAGAATTAATATCTCTCCTTTAGCTAAAAAAATGGCTTCAGAAAAAGGAATTGATATTTCAACCGTTAAAGGAAGTGGAGACAACGGAAGAATCGTTAAAAAAGATATTGAAAATTATCAACCAAGTGCAGCTCCAGTTCAGCAAACTGCTGCGGTTTCTACAAGTGTAGCTTCTGCTCCTGCTGCTCAAGTGGCTATGAATTTCGTAGCAGGTGAAACTACAGAAACCGTAAACTCTCAAGTAAGAAATGTAATCGCAAAAAGACTTTCTGAAAGTAAATTTACTGCGCCTCACTATTATTTAATGGTAGAAATCAATATGGATAAAGCTATCGAAGCTAGAAAAGAGTTGAATAGTTTACCAGATACTAAGGTTTCTTTCAATGATATGGTGATTAAAGCTACTGCTTTAGCATTGAGAAAACACCCACAAGTAAATTCTTCTTGGGCAGGTGATAAAATCATTCACCACGGAAATATCAACGTAGGTGTAGCAGTTGCAATTCCAGATGGTTTAGTAGTTCCAGTTCTTAAAAATGCAGATTATATGAATTATAATCAAATTTCTGCATCTGTAAAAGATATGGCTTCTAGAGCTAAATCAAAAGGTCTTAAAGCGAATGAAATGGAAGGTTCTACTTTCTCTATCTCTAACCTTGGTATGTTTGGAATCGAAACCTTTACTTCGATTATTAACCAACCGAATTCTTGTATTCTTTCAGTAGGTGCAATTATTGAAAAACCAGTGGTTAAAAACGGTCAAATCGTGGTAGGAAATACTATGAAACTTTCTTTAGCTTGTGACCATAGAGTAGTAGATGGCGCTACAGGTGCACAATTCTTACAAACTCTTAAAACTTATTTAGAAAGTCCGTTGACTATGTTACTGTAA